The genomic region GAATCCGCCACGCGGCGTACCCTGGTTGTAGCGCATGAGCGCGCGATAGCTCTCGGCATCCTGGTCGAGATCATAGGGGCCGTCGTACATTCCGGCCTGCAGGCCGATCAGCAGTTTGCCCTTGCCGACCGTGGGCGAACCCGCCAACAAGGCCTGCCGATATCCGTACTCGCCGAGCGTGAGCTCGGCCAGGCCCTCCGGCAGTTCGTCGACGTAACGCAGGTTGGCAGAGCCCGCCGCCGAGAAATCCCCGGTGTTCGCGTAGTACGGCCCCTTGCGGTAGTCCATCGAACCGATCAGCTCGGGAATGATGAAGTTGATGTCTGCGTAGCCCTGGCCGTGGCCATGCGAGCGCATGTTGACCGGAAGTCCGTCGACCTCCGTATAGAAATCGGTACCGTGATCAAGGTTGAATCCCCGCAGGAAGTACTGGTTCGCCTTGCCCTCGCCACTGTGCTGAGTGACGATCAGACCGGGCACGAACTCCAGCAGTTCACCACTGCGGCTGATCGGACGCTGTTCGAGCTGATCCGCCGTGACATAACCTTCCGTGGCCGACTGGATGGGCTCATCCAGCGCCCGTTCTCCGATCACCTCGACCGGTTTGAGTTTCACGGCAGGCACGCCGCCCGCATGAACCGCCGGCAGCACAGCGAACGCACAACTGCAGCCGACCGCCAGCCGGACACGCATCCGTATCATCAATATCCCCGTTGCAGTTTTTGGAGTGGCCGTGAGGCTGGGCGACAACGAAGCCGAGCGGCCTCGGCATCTGCCGGACTTTCGTCTTGCGAAGGAGTCTAGGGTCAATCCGAAAAACCGATAACAGCTCGGTGTTGCCACGCCCGGCCGAGCCTCGACGATCGGGGGACGCGCACCGCTTTGACGTATACGCTATGCGGCACCCGATGCATCCCTTCCAGCAACCTCGAAAGCGCAGCGACCGTCAGCGACGATGAAGATAGGAATCTATGGAGACCGGACGCCCCCGCTGGGCAAACTCGAACGGGACGTGCTGGACCAGCTCTGGACCCACGGCTCACAGTCCGCGCGCGACGTACTCGACGCACTCAGCGCGCGACGTCCGATCACGCTCAGCACGATTCAGGCGACCCTGGAACGGCTCACCCGGAAGCGACTCCTGAGCCGGACCAAGCTCGGACGCAGCTATATCTATCGCGCGGCCGTCAGCCGTGACAGTCTGGTCAAGCGCATGGTCTCGGACCTGC from Gammaproteobacteria bacterium harbors:
- a CDS encoding BlaI/MecI/CopY family transcriptional regulator, which produces MKIGIYGDRTPPLGKLERDVLDQLWTHGSQSARDVLDALSARRPITLSTIQATLERLTRKRLLSRTKLGRSYIYRAAVSRDSLVKRMVSDLQQALIAPSHTAGIAGLLELDPNVDAETLDRLERWIEGRRKQLKDAP